In Nocardia sp. XZ_19_385, the sequence CCCGTCCGCGGCGTGGGCGGGGTCGATGTGGCTGTCGATGCCGAGAGCGTGCTCGGCGTCGAAGCGGTGCACCAGGGTCTCCAGCCATCGGCGCCGCCGCCAGAATCCCACGGTGTGCGGCGGCCAGAAGGTCCACGCCGGGGTGTCCGGGTCTGCCGCGAGCACGGAAACCAGTGCGTTCGCCGTCTCGCTGTACCAATCCTTCAGCGCGGCAGGGTCGCTCGGTCCCGCAGGCGGGTCATAGTCGCCGCGCTGCTCCTGCACCGCGGAAACCACCCACAGGTTTCCCCCGCCCATGTGATCGATCAGGTCATGCAAGGTCCAGTCACCGCAGTGCTCGACCGGCGCGTCCAGCTCCCCGCCGATGCAGTGCCCGAACGCGTCCAGCTCGGCTCGCAACAACGCCAGATACTCGTCAGGTGCCATCCCCCGATTCAACCGCACCCATACTCGGATTACGCGGGAATCAGCCTTCCCCACACCGCAATTGGCGCCATCTATGCGGAGCCTGGCGCCATCTGAACGCACTCCCCCGCCGCCGCACACGGGGAGAATCCCGGTACATGGCGGGTGTCCCGCACACGCTGCAACGTGTGCGGGACCGCAACTGAATGTGGGTGGATCAGCCGCGCAGCTTGGCGAGGACCGACTCCACAGCCGAGTCGGCCGGCAGTTCTTCGGCTTCGCCGGTGAAGCGGTTGCGGAGTTCGACCTTGCCTTCGGACCAGCCGCGGCCGATGACCAGCACCCAGGGCATGCCGAGGAGTTCGGCGTCCTTGAACTTCACGCCCGGGGAGGCGGTGCGGTCGTCGAAGAGGACGTCCAGACCGTGCGAATCCAGGCCTGCGACAACCTGTTCGGCGCCGGAGCGGGCGGCGTCGTCCTTGTTGGCGATGACGACGTGGATGTCGAAGGGTGCGATCTCCGCGGGCCAGCGCAGGCCCTTCTCGTCGTGCTGCTGTTCGGCGATGACGGCAACCATGCGGGAGACGCCGACGCCGTAGGAGCCCATGATCAGGCGAGTGGGCTTGCCGTTCTCGCCGAGTACGTCGACCTCGAAGGCATCGGTGTACTTGTAGCCGAGCTGGAAGATGTGGCCGATCTCGATGCCGCGCGCCGCGACCAGGGTGCCGCGGCCGTCGGGTGACGGGTCACCGTCGCGGACCTCGGCGGCTTCGATGGTGCCGTCGGGGGTGAAGTCACGGCCGGCGACGAGGCCGACGACGTGCTTGCCCTGGGTGTCGGCGCCGGTGATCCAGCTGGTGCCGGTGGCGACGCGGGGGTCGACGAGGTAGCGAACACCGTTGTCCTGCAGTGCCTTCGGGCCGATGTAGCCCTTGACCAGGAACGCGTTGTTCTTGAAGTCCTCGTCGGTGAGCAGCTCGACCTCGGCCGGTTCGACCGACGCGCCGAGGCGCTTGTCGTCGACCTCGCGGTCGCCGGGGATGCCGATGCCGACGATCTCGGACTTGCCGTCCGGGTGGCGCAGCTTCACCATGACGTTCTTCAAGGTGTCGGCGGCGGTGACGGGGCGGCCGTAGATGCCCGCTTCGTTGGCCCAGTCGACCAGGGTCGCGATGGTGGGGGTGTTGGGGGTGTCGTGCACGACCGCGTCGGGCAGGCCCTCGACCGGCTGCGCCGCGGGGGCGGGGGTGATCACGGCCTCCACGTTCGCGGCGTAACCGGACTCGCGGCACACCACGTAGGTGTCCTCGCCGACGGGGCTGTCGGCCAGGAACTCCTCGGACGCGCTGCCGCCCATGGCGCCGGAGGTGGCGGCCACGATGACGTACTTGACGCCGAGCCGGTCGAAGATGCGCTGGTAGGCCTCGCGGTGCGCGTTGTAGGACTTCTTCAGGCCCGCTTCGTCGAGGTCGAAGGAGTAGGAGTCCTTCATGACGAACTCGCGGCCGCGCAGGATGCCGGCGCGGGGCCGTTCCTCGTCGCGGTACTTGGTCTGGATCTGGTACAGCGAGACCGGGAGGTCCTTGTACGAGTTGTATTCGCTCTTCACGGTGAGCGCGAACAGTTCCTCGTGGGTGGGGCCGAGCAGATAGTCGGCGCCCTTGCGGTCCTGCAACCGGAACAGCGCGTCGCCGTATTCGGTCCACCGGTTGGTGGTCTCGTAGGGATCGCGCGGCAGCAGCGCGGGCAGCGAGATCTCCTGCGCGCCGATGTTGTTCATCTCTTCGCGGACCACACGCTCTACTTCCCGCAGCACACGCAGGCCCAGCGGCAGCCACGAGTACACGCCCGGGGCGACGCGGCGCACGTATCCGGCGCGGACGAGCAGTTTGTGGCTGGGCACCTCGGCGTCGGCGGGATCGTCGCGCAGGGTACGCAGGAACAGGTGAGAGAGGCGGGTGATCACGGGTGCTCAGCGTAGTCGCTGGCCATTCGACGGCTCCAGCGCATTACCGATTCAGGCGTGCCCCGGCCACCGCCGTCGCGTGCGCCGGTACCGTATCCGCTCGTGCTGGTGCTGCTGCCTCCCTCCGAAACCAAGTCCGACGGTGGTGCGGGCGCGCCCCTCGACCTCGCCGACCTCGCGATGCCGCAGCTCAGCGCGGTCCGCGACAAGCTGGTCACCGAACTGATCGAGCTCGCCAAGGATCCCGGCGCCGCCCGCAAGGCCCTCGCCCTCGGTAAGGGGGCTGACGCCGAGATCGCCCGTAACGCCGCCCTGCGCACCTCCCCCACCCGTCCCGCCCTGGAGCGCTACACGGGCGTTCTCTACGACGCGCTGGACGCGAAATCCTTCACCAAGGTCCAGCGTGAGAAGGCCTACGCCCGCCTCGGCATCGGCTCCGCCTTGTTCGGCGCTGTCCGCGCCGGCGACCCGATTCCCGCCTACCGTCTCTCCGGCGGCTCCAAACTCCCTGGCCTCCCCACCCTCTCGGCCCTGTGGCGCGACTCCCTCCCTGACGCCTTGGTCGCCGAAGCCGCGGGCGACCTCGTCATCGACCTGCGCTCGGGCACCTACCAGCAGCTCGGCCGCGTCCCCGGCGCCATCACCGCCAACGTCTTGACCGAGCACCCCGACGGCTCGCGCACCGTCGTCAGCCACTTCAACAAACACCACAAGGGCCTGCTCGCCCGTGCCCTGGTGCTGACCCGCGCCGACCCGGCCGACATCGCCGCCGTCGCGCGTGTGGCCGAGAAGTCCGGGCTGCGGGCCGAAATCGCCTCCCCCACCGAACTTCTCATTCTCACCTGACCCGGAATCGGCTAGAAGCCGCAGAGCGCCTCCACGTTTTTGGACTCCCCGGTGTCGAGTGAGGCGACGAACATGTCCATCGCGGCTTTGGCTTCGTCGAGAGTCGACGAACTGGTCACCGCGCCGGCGGCGGACGCCAGTGTCGACATGCCGCTCTTCAGTTTCGGGTCGGTCGCCAGGGCGGCGGCTTCGGTCAATCCGGTGGCCATCGGCTGGTAGAGCGCTTTCCAGGCGGCGAGGTCAGCGGGCGCGACCTGCTCGATATTCGTGTTGCCGAAGGCGGTCAGGGCGGGTTCGGCTGCTGCGCACGATTTCTTGGTCGCCGCCGCGTGATCCACTGGTGCGGGCGCTGCTGTCGTCGATGTGGTGACCGGCGCGGCGACCACATCGGAGGTGCCACCGGAGCATCCGGCCAGCCCCAGCATCGCCGCCGCCGCCAAACCCACTACAAACTTCTGGTTCACGAGTGTCCCTCTCGAACTTCCGGGCCGCGGGACTCTCCCGCGGAACGATGTTGCCGGGAGTCAGGATGCCGAGGCGACTATGAGGAAATCGTGAGGTAGCAGGGAACTCGGTTCAGCGAGAGGCTTTTTCGACGGCGGCGCGGATGGTGGCGGGGTCGGCAGGGCTGGGGTCGTGCTCCCAGAAGGGGGTGCCGGCGGCGTAGGGGGTGCCGTAGGCAGGGGTGCCGGGGTGCAGTCGCCAGGATTCGGTGAGGGGGCCGATGTCGACCGTGTTGTAGCCGAGGGTGTCGAGGAGTTCGGCGGCCGTGGTTTTGGCGGTGGTGTCGTCGCCGGCGATGGGGAGGGCGGTGCGGTCGGCGGCGCCGGCCGGGCGGGGCAGGGCGGCCAGGTGCGGGAAGAAGATGGTGTTGAAGGCTTTGACGACCTTCGAGGTGGCGAGATGTTGTTGCAGCAGTTCGCTGTTGGTGACGGTGCCGTCCTCGATTTCCTGAATGGTGCCGTCGCGCTGGGCGTTGTAGTTGGTGGTGTCGATGACCACCTTGCCCGACAGCGGGGTGACCGGCACGTCGCGGTAGACCCGGAACGGGGTGGTGACCACCACGATGTCGCCCGCTTCGGCGGCTTCGCTGGCGGTGGCGGCGCGGGCCCGGGAGCCAAGGTCGGCGACCAGGTCGGCGAGGGTTTCGGGTCCGCGCGAATTGCTCAGTACCACTTCGAGTCCGGCGTCCACGGCCAGCCGCGCCACCGTGCCTCCGATACGGCCGCTGCCGATCAATCCAAGCGTTGTCATATCCAACTCCGAGCTGTGTGGCGGTGTTCTCTCGAAGACTAATCCAGCTAGGCGGTGAGGGCGGCGAGTTCGGCGCTGAGGTTGGCGCGAGCCGCGGACTCGAAACGAGCTCGGGCCGTGGCGGTTCGGAAGAGGTGCGGCTGCCGGGCGAGCCCTTGCAAAACCGCGGCGCGCCCCGCCCGGAAGAGTTCGTCGGGTACATGCTGGTATTCGGCGCGGACGGCCGCCGTGTAAGCGCCGTAACCGGGCGCGTCGGCAGCGAGGATCACGAGGTCGGCGTCGCAGAGGACTTCGCCGTTGCGATCGCCTGGCACCGGATCGTGCCCGGCGGTGAGGCGGACCAGTCTGCCCACCTCGCGCACGAGTTCGGTTGCGGCACCGAGTGATTCGAGGCGTTCCTCAGCCAGCTCCGCGCTGCGTTCCTCATTGTCGGGCCGATCGACGGCGTAGACGGCATCGTGGAAGAACGCCGCATAGCGCACAGCGTCTGGGTCTGCCGCGTCGGCCGCCAGCTCGTCGATGACGCCGAGCATCGTCGCCAGATGGTCGACGGTGTGATACCGCCGATGCGGTTCGCGATAGCGGCGCACCAGGTCCGCCCCCACCGGCTCGGCCGCCGCACCCGCCAGCCCCACCCACCGCGCCACCAGATCCTGATCTACCTGTCCTCCCATCCGCTCAGTGTCGTCCAGCATCGAACCGCCGACAATGCCGACCACTTGTGGGTTTCGCCACCACCGCGCACCAAATTGGGATGCGGCTCGCGACGGGGCTCCCAGGGGAAGGCAAGACCCCCCATTTTCGGGATCCTGACACCCGTCGGCGGGCAAAGCCTCTGGCCACCACGGCAAAAGCAGTTTTGGGTGGATACGCGGACTCATCTGGAATTCGTAATGATTCCGCAGGCGCTCTCGCCTGTCGCACAACTACATTCGAGACTGGATAGGTCATCTAAGGAGAACACCATGACCATCCGAAACCACTCCGCGCCTACCCTGCGGACCGTGTACCACCGTGCCGTGCACCTGCTGCGCCGCCGGCAGCGGCTGACGCCGCAGGAGCGAGCGAACCTGCTTGCCGGGTGGACGCCGCCCGCGGTGTTGACCGCCTCGCTCGGCGCTTCGGTGCACCACTGATCGGATGATCGGCGGACTCCGGGAATTGGGGACGCGATTCCGGTGCGGCGCTTCGGGTGCGGGGGCAGGATTGAGGCGGAACCCGGGGTCACCGATCGAATCGAGGACGATCATGCAGACAATCGCGCACTGGCTCGACGGTAAGGCGTTCGGGGGAACGAGTGAGCGGACCGCGCCGGTGACGAATCCGGCGACCGGTGTGGTGACAAGGCAGGTGGCGCTGGCGAATCGGGCCGATGCGCAGGCGGTGATCGCCGCGGCCACCGCGGCTTTCGCGGACTGGCGGGACACCTCGCTGGCGCGCCGGACGCAGGTTATGTTCCGGTTCCGCGAACTCCTGAACGACCGCAAGGAAGAGCTGGCCGCGCTGATTACCGCCGAGCACGGCAAGGTGCGCTCCGACGCCATGGGTGAGGTGAGTCGCGGCCTGGAGGTCGTCGAATTCGCGTGTGGAGTACCGCATTTGATCAAAGGCGCGTACACCGAGAACGCGTCGACGAAGGTCGACATCTTCTCGATCCGCCAGCCGCTGGGTCCGGTGGCGGTGATCTCGCCCTTCAATTTCCCGGCGATGGTGCCGATGTGGTTCTTTCCGGTCGCGATCGCCGCGGGTAATACCGTGGTGCTGAAGCCGAGCGAGAAGGATCCGTCGTCCGCGTTGTGGCTGGCCGAGCTCTGGGCCGAAGCCGGTTTGCCCGCAGGGGTTTTCAACGTGCTGCAGGGCGACAAGGAAGCCGTGGACGAGCTGCTCGACAATCCCGCGATCAAGGCGGTGTCGTTCGTCGGGTCGACCCCGATCGCGCGATACGTGTACCAGCGCGGCACCTCCAACGGCAAGCGGGTGCAAGCGCTCGGCGGTGCGAAGAACCACATGGTGGTGCTGCCGGACGCCGACCTGGATCTGGCCGCCGACGCCGCAGTCAACGCCGGATTCGGTTCGGCCGGTGAGCGATGCATGGCGATCAGCGTGGTGCTGGCGGTCGGGCCGGTCGGCGACGAACTGGTCGGAAAGATCACCGAGCGTGCCGCGACCATCAAGACGGGTGACGGCACTCGAGGCGTCGACATGGGGCCGTTGGTCACCCGTGAGCATCGCGACCGCGTGGCGAAATACATCGAGGCGGGCGAATCCGCCGGGGCCACTGTCGCTCTCGACGGCCGGGGTATTCAAGCCGACGGCGACACCGACGGATTCTGGCTGGGCCCAACGATTCTCGACCACGTCGGCACCGATATGACCGTCTACACCGACGAAATCTTCGGCCCCGTCCTGTCGGTCGTGCGCGTCGACACCTACGACGACGCCCTCGCCCTCATCAACGCCAACCCCTACGGCAACGGCACCGCCATCTTCACCAACGACGGCGGCGCCGCCCGCCGCTTCCACCACGAGGTCGAGGTCGGCATGGTCGGCATCAACGTCCCGATCCCGGTCCCCATGGCTTACTACAGCTTCGGCGGCTGGAAGAACTCGCTGTTCGGCGACTCCCACGCCCACGGCACCGACAGCATCCACTTCTTCACCCGCGGTAAAGCGGTCACCACCCGCTGGCTCGATCCGAGTCACGGCGGCTTGGAACTGGGGTTCCCGCAGAACACGTGAGCAGCGCCCACCGAGAGCGACGCACCGTTTCACCCGGCAGCAATACGGAGTAGCGTTCGGTTTTT encodes:
- a CDS encoding maleylpyruvate isomerase family mycothiol-dependent enzyme, whose translation is MAPDEYLALLRAELDAFGHCIGGELDAPVEHCGDWTLHDLIDHMGGGNLWVVSAVQEQRGDYDPPAGPSDPAALKDWYSETANALVSVLAADPDTPAWTFWPPHTVGFWRRRRWLETLVHRFDAEHALGIDSHIDPAHAADGIAEVLDVFVPRMVKRGLATTPTSAVRLTATDTGNFWVLGPGEPVATISGPATKLFLTLWNRAPSTELVWSGDVAAAREVMKGPLVP
- a CDS encoding proline--tRNA ligase, which gives rise to MITRLSHLFLRTLRDDPADAEVPSHKLLVRAGYVRRVAPGVYSWLPLGLRVLREVERVVREEMNNIGAQEISLPALLPRDPYETTNRWTEYGDALFRLQDRKGADYLLGPTHEELFALTVKSEYNSYKDLPVSLYQIQTKYRDEERPRAGILRGREFVMKDSYSFDLDEAGLKKSYNAHREAYQRIFDRLGVKYVIVAATSGAMGGSASEEFLADSPVGEDTYVVCRESGYAANVEAVITPAPAAQPVEGLPDAVVHDTPNTPTIATLVDWANEAGIYGRPVTAADTLKNVMVKLRHPDGKSEIVGIGIPGDREVDDKRLGASVEPAEVELLTDEDFKNNAFLVKGYIGPKALQDNGVRYLVDPRVATGTSWITGADTQGKHVVGLVAGRDFTPDGTIEAAEVRDGDPSPDGRGTLVAARGIEIGHIFQLGYKYTDAFEVDVLGENGKPTRLIMGSYGVGVSRMVAVIAEQQHDEKGLRWPAEIAPFDIHVVIANKDDAARSGAEQVVAGLDSHGLDVLFDDRTASPGVKFKDAELLGMPWVLVIGRGWSEGKVELRNRFTGEAEELPADSAVESVLAKLRG
- the yaaA gene encoding peroxide stress protein YaaA, with the translated sequence MLVLLPPSETKSDGGAGAPLDLADLAMPQLSAVRDKLVTELIELAKDPGAARKALALGKGADAEIARNAALRTSPTRPALERYTGVLYDALDAKSFTKVQREKAYARLGIGSALFGAVRAGDPIPAYRLSGGSKLPGLPTLSALWRDSLPDALVAEAAGDLVIDLRSGTYQQLGRVPGAITANVLTEHPDGSRTVVSHFNKHHKGLLARALVLTRADPADIAAVARVAEKSGLRAEIASPTELLILT
- a CDS encoding metal-dependent phosphohydrolase, encoding MGGQVDQDLVARWVGLAGAAAEPVGADLVRRYREPHRRYHTVDHLATMLGVIDELAADAADPDAVRYAAFFHDAVYAVDRPDNEERSAELAEERLESLGAATELVREVGRLVRLTAGHDPVPGDRNGEVLCDADLVILAADAPGYGAYTAAVRAEYQHVPDELFRAGRAAVLQGLARQPHLFRTATARARFESAARANLSAELAALTA
- a CDS encoding CoA-acylating methylmalonate-semialdehyde dehydrogenase, giving the protein MQTIAHWLDGKAFGGTSERTAPVTNPATGVVTRQVALANRADAQAVIAAATAAFADWRDTSLARRTQVMFRFRELLNDRKEELAALITAEHGKVRSDAMGEVSRGLEVVEFACGVPHLIKGAYTENASTKVDIFSIRQPLGPVAVISPFNFPAMVPMWFFPVAIAAGNTVVLKPSEKDPSSALWLAELWAEAGLPAGVFNVLQGDKEAVDELLDNPAIKAVSFVGSTPIARYVYQRGTSNGKRVQALGGAKNHMVVLPDADLDLAADAAVNAGFGSAGERCMAISVVLAVGPVGDELVGKITERAATIKTGDGTRGVDMGPLVTREHRDRVAKYIEAGESAGATVALDGRGIQADGDTDGFWLGPTILDHVGTDMTVYTDEIFGPVLSVVRVDTYDDALALINANPYGNGTAIFTNDGGAARRFHHEVEVGMVGINVPIPVPMAYYSFGGWKNSLFGDSHAHGTDSIHFFTRGKAVTTRWLDPSHGGLELGFPQNT